From a region of the Neobacillus niacini genome:
- a CDS encoding PspA/IM30 family protein, giving the protein MGIFKRVKTITKAEINGLLDGMEDPIAMLNEYSRELEQEILRGQKALSQQYLVEKKQAALLLETEQLIAKRTRQAKLAIEQEEDNIAKLAVQEKLLHEKQFDLYQQQFDAIKEQTQILVKKLNQLKETYNELQHKKILLASRANVAQSIKQIQKATVSFQTDNIARGVARAEERIMLMEAQVQAGSQFSSPLAQHDAAFQNYIREEELEQELEKLKREKVTL; this is encoded by the coding sequence ATGGGTATTTTTAAAAGAGTAAAAACGATTACGAAGGCTGAAATAAATGGATTATTGGATGGGATGGAAGATCCAATTGCAATGTTGAATGAATATTCAAGAGAATTGGAGCAGGAAATTCTTAGGGGCCAAAAAGCATTATCACAGCAATACCTTGTGGAGAAAAAACAAGCAGCTTTATTGCTAGAAACTGAACAATTAATAGCCAAAAGAACGCGTCAGGCTAAACTTGCAATTGAACAAGAAGAGGATAACATCGCGAAATTAGCCGTTCAGGAAAAACTGCTTCATGAAAAACAGTTTGACCTCTATCAACAGCAATTTGATGCAATCAAAGAACAGACTCAAATTTTAGTAAAAAAATTGAACCAATTGAAGGAAACCTATAATGAATTGCAGCATAAGAAAATTTTATTAGCTTCAAGGGCAAATGTGGCTCAGTCTATTAAGCAAATTCAAAAAGCGACTGTTTCCTTCCAAACAGATAACATTGCAAGAGGAGTGGCACGTGCGGAAGAACGAATTATGTTGATGGAAGCTCAGGTCCAAGCTGGCAGCCAGTTCTCCAGTCCATTAGCGCAGCATGATGCCGCATTTCAAAATTATATAAGGGAAGAAGAGCTCGAACAGGAACTTGAAAAATTAAAACGTGAAAAAGTGACGTTGTAA
- a CDS encoding M50 family metallopeptidase — MSVTSLILLNLAGALAISRLPMFRVYFSLCNTLIEKIFHVLAVVVTREGKSNKIKLYKNGSGETTNIVGSKIKKVMMVYIGYTGTLILAMGLFYLLSFHKFDWVIYFFIGLMVISILLWIRNLFGVLWALSFAALLAVPLYFRNEAAIMHISIFLSSLILVQAIINAFQVIGQSFKAGGKPGALAKIARVPAIICGIALLGQSLFAAYFIFSKVLNFKAAMIRFELLEIIQVMEKFIN; from the coding sequence GTGAGTGTTACAAGCCTTATACTGCTAAATTTGGCCGGGGCACTGGCTATTAGCAGGCTTCCTATGTTTAGGGTTTATTTTTCTCTATGTAATACACTAATCGAGAAGATCTTTCATGTTTTAGCAGTTGTTGTTACGAGAGAAGGAAAATCAAATAAAATTAAATTGTACAAAAACGGCTCAGGCGAGACAACAAACATTGTCGGCTCGAAAATCAAAAAGGTAATGATGGTTTATATTGGATATACGGGTACATTGATACTAGCAATGGGGTTGTTTTATTTACTATCATTTCATAAGTTTGATTGGGTTATATATTTCTTTATCGGTCTAATGGTGATCTCTATTTTACTCTGGATTCGAAACCTTTTTGGGGTATTATGGGCGTTATCATTTGCAGCACTATTAGCTGTGCCGCTTTATTTCAGGAATGAAGCAGCAATTATGCATATAAGTATTTTTTTATCCTCACTTATTCTCGTTCAAGCTATCATAAATGCTTTCCAAGTAATAGGACAAAGTTTTAAGGCCGGAGGAAAACCGGGAGCTTTAGCAAAAATAGCAAGGGTACCAGCTATTATTTGTGGAATCGCCTTACTAGGCCAGTCGCTCTTTGCGGCTTATTTTATCTTCAGTAAAGTTCTAAATTTTAAGGCGGCTATGATAAGATTTGAGTTGTTAGAGATCATCCAGGTAATGGAGAAGTTTATCAACTGA